The following coding sequences are from one Anguilla rostrata isolate EN2019 chromosome 16, ASM1855537v3, whole genome shotgun sequence window:
- the pclaf gene encoding PCNA-associated factor gives MVRTKADSVPATYRKAVAATAPRKSLGASSSANASCSQASTPAKSKYAGGNPVCPRPTPTWQKGIGDFFGGPSRKPEKENQLPVSDDEEAGGSGVSKGPRKPRPLPDEDDDADEE, from the exons ATGGTGAGGACGAAGGCAGACAGCGTTCCTGCAACTTACAGAAAAG CTGTGGCTGCCACGGCGCCAAGGAAGTCTTTGGGCGCTTCTAGTTCTGCAAACGCAAGTTGCTCACAAGCGAGCACGCCTG CAAAAAGCAAGTATGCTGGTGGGAATCCCGTATGTCCGCGACCCACCCCGACTTGGCAGAAGGGCATTGGAGATTTCTTTGGTGGACCGAGCAGGAAgcctgaaaaagaaaaccagctgCCTGTATCAGATGATGAGGAGGCTGGAGGCAGTGGTGTGTCCAAGGGACCCAGGAA ACCCCGCCCCTTGcctgatgaagatgatgatgctgatgaggAATGA